From Apium graveolens cultivar Ventura chromosome 9, ASM990537v1, whole genome shotgun sequence, the proteins below share one genomic window:
- the LOC141685313 gene encoding uncharacterized protein LOC141685313 isoform X2 has translation MEIEVVGRHALLFDDDAMAAFVNSSDALVDWNSIPIDRYDVRHLLSSPPPPRRRHHHHHVVDSFESDLDQERYLDLSLHQQQDDEMKPVDTGGYNAVGFSYGNNEESAVPKTFDSGLGSSSFCPPFPVPVDLAIPPTEKLHHIIARTAIYVSKHGAQSEIVLRVKQGDNPTFGFLMPGHHLHSYFRFLVDHSEVLHSDAGEKPQIDKISNTEPGVGGGALSLLGSLYGFGEDEDGAVEHAVTSEEKASDGAITDHISEKTVSPKSFSNYAVLNRSVNSQDKVPAKPKDKIFVLKRNTLTSGLKAGGGSGTRKVGESSGLHSATTDKLRSSSVAPTSMIEPPSEMKKMIAKIVEFILKNGKQFEAVLIEQDSEHGRFPFLLPSSQYYQYYLQVLQEAQKSKVSGRASLNENDGLGLHGSSKKTIVSKGSGSSTLESAECDIPFDSERKEKFKMFIGKSKNDGLDPPEKASQQQSEVGVDAAAAAVILQAATRGIRKPNLDFLSRSSLNRKDDSSEHVSSLGSLPLSQPQSVSEKSGQNGSRCSVPVVKENAKTSAIGAAGESGSLEAQLTREQKLKAERLRRAKMFVAMIKSGSATQIKPESSRGTSLEPSHAGADTENNHPVAAKERAGSPLEIDATESIESSANKFSTDEYNERKARRKYRSNSGKHEAAKVDTGDEEDEVVHKHSRKKHRKEEKGVDDRDIKHPRKRHTSHASEDYVSEQEDHLEKYYRYSRKHRRSRRSSHDRDEKDEIEHEDERDHKYSRKHHRSSSDEYEDERKHDKSRRSSHDGDEKDEVEHDDERDHRYSRKHNRSYKSSNDEEEEEHEDRRSRKKHRSHQSSHRSRHHSSRDSHGHKHRKRHHTPSKDKESRRRDRHNINPEEENVHSIGYDGLNGKVPRSEREDLEEGEISAKVSDQSRGSAGGREPSVDVSSSFQDQRSSSQPLEPTEVPNDLRAKIRAMLLETL, from the exons ATGGAAATCGAGGTGGTGGGACGGCACGCCTTACTCTTCGACGACGACGCCATGGCGGCGTTCGTGAATTCAAGCGACGCACTGGTTGATTGGAATTCTATTCCCATCGATCGTTACGACGTTCGTCACCTCCTTTCTTCTCCTCCTCCTCCCAGACGCCGCCATCATCATCATCATGTTGTTGACTCTTTTGAATCTGACCTCGATCAGGAACGTTATCTCGATCTCTCTCTTCACCAACAGCAAG ATGATGAAATGAAACCAGTTGATACTGGCGGATACAATGCTGTTGGATTCTCTTATGGAAACAATGAGGAGTCTGCCGTTCCTAAGACTTTTGACTCTGGATTGGGATCATCTTCGTTTTGTCCTCCATTCCCTGTCCCTGTGGACTTAGCCATA CCTCCTACAGAGAAGTTGCATCATATTATTGCAAGGACTGCAATATATGTCAGCAAACACGGAGCACAATCAGAGATCGTTCTGAGGGTGAAACAGGGAGATAACCCAACTTTTGGGTTCTTGATGCCCGGCCATCATCTTCATTCTTACTTCAGGTTTCTTGTTGATCATTCAGAAGTTCTCCATTCTGATGCTGGAGAAAAGCCTCAAATTGATAAGATATCTAATACTGAACCTGGGGTTGGAGGTGGAGCGTTGTCGCTGCTTGGTTCATTGTATGGGTTTGGGGAGGATGAAGATGGTGCAGTTGAGCATGCCGTAACATCTGAAGAAAAAGCCTCTGACGGAGCTATCACTGACCATATTTCTGAGAAAACAGTATCGCCCAAGAGTTTTTCTAATTATGCAGTTTTAAATCGTTCAGTAAATTCTCAAGATAAGGTTCCAGCTAAGCCTAAAGATAAAATCTTTGTGCTTAAAAGGAATACTCTTACAAGTGGATTGAAGGCTGGAGGTGGTAGTGGCACAAGAAAAGTAGGGGAGTCCTCTGGTTTACACTCTGCCACTACGGACAAGTTGCGGTCTTCTTCTGTGGCACCTACGTCGATGATTGAGCCTCCATCTGAAATGAAGAAAATGATTGCTAAGATTGTGGAGTTTATCTTGAAGAACGGGAAGCAATTTGAGGCAGTACTCATTGAACAGGATAGTGAACATGGTAGATTTCCATTTCTTTTGCCATCGAGCCAGTACTATCAATACTATCTACAAGTACTCCAAGAAGCTCAGAAG TCAAAAGTTTCTGGGAGGGCCTCATTGAATGAAAATGATGGTTTGGGATTGCATGGGTCAAGTAAGAAGACTATAGTCTCCAAGGGAAGTGGCTCTTCTACCTTGGAATCTGCTGAATGTGACATTCCATTTGATTCTGAAAGGAAAGAGAAATTCAAGATGTTTATTGGCAAGTCAAAGAATGATGGTCTAGACCCACCAGAGAAGGCCAGTCAGCAACAATCAGAAGTCGGTGTAGATGCTGCTGCTGCAGCAGTTATTCTTCAGGCTGCAACAAGAGGCATTAGGAAACCTAATTTGGATTTCCTTTCAAGGTCTTCCTTGAACAGGAAAGATGACAGTAGCGAGCATGTTTCTAGTTTGGGCAGTCTCCCTTTATCTCAACCTCAGAGTGTTAGTGAGAAATCTGGGCAAAATGGATCCAGGTGTTCTGTCCCTGTTGTCAAAGAGAATGCAAAGACCTCAGCTATTGGAGCAGCTGGTGAGTCTGGTTCTCTTGAGGCACAGTTGACCAGAGAGCAGAAGCTGAAGGCTGAGAGATTGAGGCGCGCAAAAATGTTTGTTGCCATGATAAAAAGTGGCTCTGCCACCCAGATTAAACCGGAATCATCTCGTGGTACTTCATTAGAGCCCAGCCATGCTGGTGCTGATACTGAGAATAACCATCCAGTTGCAGCCAAAGAACGGGCAGGTAGCCCGTTAGAGATTGATGCTACAGAGAGTATTGAATCATCTGCAAACAAATTTTCCACTGATGAATATAATGAACGAAAAGCAAGGAGGAAGTACCGGTCAAACTCTGGTAAACATGAAGCTGCTAAAGTTGACACTGGTGACGAGGAAGATGAAGTGGTGCATAAGCACTCTAGAAAGAAGCACCGAAAAGAGGAAAAAGGTGTGGATGATAGAGATATCAAACACCCAAGAAAGCGACACACCAGTCATGCTTCAGAAGATTATGTTTCTGAGCAAGAAGACCATCTTGAAAAGTATTACAGATATTCCAGGAAGCATCGCAGGTCTCGTAGGTCTTCACACGACAGAGATGAAAAAGACGAGATAGAACATGAAGATGAAAGGGATCACAAATATTCCAGGAAGCATCACAGGTCCTCAAGTGACGAATATGAAGATGAAAGGAAGCATGACAAGTCCCGTAGGTCTTCACACGACGGAGATGAAAAAGACGAGGTAGAACATGATGATGAAAGGGATCACAGATATTCCAGGAAGCATAACAGGTCTTACAAGTCCTCAAATGACGAAGAAGAAGAGGAACATGAAGACAGGCGCTCCAGGAAGAAACATCGATCCCATCAGTCTTCACATCGTAGTAGACATCACAGTAGTAGAGATTCTCACGGGCACAAACATAGGAAGAGGCATCATACTCCTTCGAAGGACAAAGAAAGTCGGCGTCGAGATAGGCATAATATTAATCCTGAGGAAGAAAATGTACATAGTATTGGATATGATGGGCTTAATGGGAAGGTACCTCGATCTGAACGAGAAGATCTGGAGGAGGGAGAGATCAGTGCCAAAGTCTCGGATCAGTCGAGAGGAAGTGCAGGTGGTAGAGAACCTTCTGTTGACGTGTCAAGTTCATTCCAAGATCAGAGGAGTTCGTCTCAGCCACTGGAACCCACTGAGGTCCCTAATGATCTCAGAGCTAAAATTCGAGCAATGTTATTGGAAACTTTGTGA
- the LOC141685313 gene encoding uncharacterized protein LOC141685313 isoform X1 — protein sequence MEIEVVGRHALLFDDDAMAAFVNSSDALVDWNSIPIDRYDVRHLLSSPPPPRRRHHHHHVVDSFESDLDQERYLDLSLHQQQEPDDEMKPVDTGGYNAVGFSYGNNEESAVPKTFDSGLGSSSFCPPFPVPVDLAIPPTEKLHHIIARTAIYVSKHGAQSEIVLRVKQGDNPTFGFLMPGHHLHSYFRFLVDHSEVLHSDAGEKPQIDKISNTEPGVGGGALSLLGSLYGFGEDEDGAVEHAVTSEEKASDGAITDHISEKTVSPKSFSNYAVLNRSVNSQDKVPAKPKDKIFVLKRNTLTSGLKAGGGSGTRKVGESSGLHSATTDKLRSSSVAPTSMIEPPSEMKKMIAKIVEFILKNGKQFEAVLIEQDSEHGRFPFLLPSSQYYQYYLQVLQEAQKSKVSGRASLNENDGLGLHGSSKKTIVSKGSGSSTLESAECDIPFDSERKEKFKMFIGKSKNDGLDPPEKASQQQSEVGVDAAAAAVILQAATRGIRKPNLDFLSRSSLNRKDDSSEHVSSLGSLPLSQPQSVSEKSGQNGSRCSVPVVKENAKTSAIGAAGESGSLEAQLTREQKLKAERLRRAKMFVAMIKSGSATQIKPESSRGTSLEPSHAGADTENNHPVAAKERAGSPLEIDATESIESSANKFSTDEYNERKARRKYRSNSGKHEAAKVDTGDEEDEVVHKHSRKKHRKEEKGVDDRDIKHPRKRHTSHASEDYVSEQEDHLEKYYRYSRKHRRSRRSSHDRDEKDEIEHEDERDHKYSRKHHRSSSDEYEDERKHDKSRRSSHDGDEKDEVEHDDERDHRYSRKHNRSYKSSNDEEEEEHEDRRSRKKHRSHQSSHRSRHHSSRDSHGHKHRKRHHTPSKDKESRRRDRHNINPEEENVHSIGYDGLNGKVPRSEREDLEEGEISAKVSDQSRGSAGGREPSVDVSSSFQDQRSSSQPLEPTEVPNDLRAKIRAMLLETL from the exons ATGGAAATCGAGGTGGTGGGACGGCACGCCTTACTCTTCGACGACGACGCCATGGCGGCGTTCGTGAATTCAAGCGACGCACTGGTTGATTGGAATTCTATTCCCATCGATCGTTACGACGTTCGTCACCTCCTTTCTTCTCCTCCTCCTCCCAGACGCCGCCATCATCATCATCATGTTGTTGACTCTTTTGAATCTGACCTCGATCAGGAACGTTATCTCGATCTCTCTCTTCACCAACAGCAAG AACCAGATGATGAAATGAAACCAGTTGATACTGGCGGATACAATGCTGTTGGATTCTCTTATGGAAACAATGAGGAGTCTGCCGTTCCTAAGACTTTTGACTCTGGATTGGGATCATCTTCGTTTTGTCCTCCATTCCCTGTCCCTGTGGACTTAGCCATA CCTCCTACAGAGAAGTTGCATCATATTATTGCAAGGACTGCAATATATGTCAGCAAACACGGAGCACAATCAGAGATCGTTCTGAGGGTGAAACAGGGAGATAACCCAACTTTTGGGTTCTTGATGCCCGGCCATCATCTTCATTCTTACTTCAGGTTTCTTGTTGATCATTCAGAAGTTCTCCATTCTGATGCTGGAGAAAAGCCTCAAATTGATAAGATATCTAATACTGAACCTGGGGTTGGAGGTGGAGCGTTGTCGCTGCTTGGTTCATTGTATGGGTTTGGGGAGGATGAAGATGGTGCAGTTGAGCATGCCGTAACATCTGAAGAAAAAGCCTCTGACGGAGCTATCACTGACCATATTTCTGAGAAAACAGTATCGCCCAAGAGTTTTTCTAATTATGCAGTTTTAAATCGTTCAGTAAATTCTCAAGATAAGGTTCCAGCTAAGCCTAAAGATAAAATCTTTGTGCTTAAAAGGAATACTCTTACAAGTGGATTGAAGGCTGGAGGTGGTAGTGGCACAAGAAAAGTAGGGGAGTCCTCTGGTTTACACTCTGCCACTACGGACAAGTTGCGGTCTTCTTCTGTGGCACCTACGTCGATGATTGAGCCTCCATCTGAAATGAAGAAAATGATTGCTAAGATTGTGGAGTTTATCTTGAAGAACGGGAAGCAATTTGAGGCAGTACTCATTGAACAGGATAGTGAACATGGTAGATTTCCATTTCTTTTGCCATCGAGCCAGTACTATCAATACTATCTACAAGTACTCCAAGAAGCTCAGAAG TCAAAAGTTTCTGGGAGGGCCTCATTGAATGAAAATGATGGTTTGGGATTGCATGGGTCAAGTAAGAAGACTATAGTCTCCAAGGGAAGTGGCTCTTCTACCTTGGAATCTGCTGAATGTGACATTCCATTTGATTCTGAAAGGAAAGAGAAATTCAAGATGTTTATTGGCAAGTCAAAGAATGATGGTCTAGACCCACCAGAGAAGGCCAGTCAGCAACAATCAGAAGTCGGTGTAGATGCTGCTGCTGCAGCAGTTATTCTTCAGGCTGCAACAAGAGGCATTAGGAAACCTAATTTGGATTTCCTTTCAAGGTCTTCCTTGAACAGGAAAGATGACAGTAGCGAGCATGTTTCTAGTTTGGGCAGTCTCCCTTTATCTCAACCTCAGAGTGTTAGTGAGAAATCTGGGCAAAATGGATCCAGGTGTTCTGTCCCTGTTGTCAAAGAGAATGCAAAGACCTCAGCTATTGGAGCAGCTGGTGAGTCTGGTTCTCTTGAGGCACAGTTGACCAGAGAGCAGAAGCTGAAGGCTGAGAGATTGAGGCGCGCAAAAATGTTTGTTGCCATGATAAAAAGTGGCTCTGCCACCCAGATTAAACCGGAATCATCTCGTGGTACTTCATTAGAGCCCAGCCATGCTGGTGCTGATACTGAGAATAACCATCCAGTTGCAGCCAAAGAACGGGCAGGTAGCCCGTTAGAGATTGATGCTACAGAGAGTATTGAATCATCTGCAAACAAATTTTCCACTGATGAATATAATGAACGAAAAGCAAGGAGGAAGTACCGGTCAAACTCTGGTAAACATGAAGCTGCTAAAGTTGACACTGGTGACGAGGAAGATGAAGTGGTGCATAAGCACTCTAGAAAGAAGCACCGAAAAGAGGAAAAAGGTGTGGATGATAGAGATATCAAACACCCAAGAAAGCGACACACCAGTCATGCTTCAGAAGATTATGTTTCTGAGCAAGAAGACCATCTTGAAAAGTATTACAGATATTCCAGGAAGCATCGCAGGTCTCGTAGGTCTTCACACGACAGAGATGAAAAAGACGAGATAGAACATGAAGATGAAAGGGATCACAAATATTCCAGGAAGCATCACAGGTCCTCAAGTGACGAATATGAAGATGAAAGGAAGCATGACAAGTCCCGTAGGTCTTCACACGACGGAGATGAAAAAGACGAGGTAGAACATGATGATGAAAGGGATCACAGATATTCCAGGAAGCATAACAGGTCTTACAAGTCCTCAAATGACGAAGAAGAAGAGGAACATGAAGACAGGCGCTCCAGGAAGAAACATCGATCCCATCAGTCTTCACATCGTAGTAGACATCACAGTAGTAGAGATTCTCACGGGCACAAACATAGGAAGAGGCATCATACTCCTTCGAAGGACAAAGAAAGTCGGCGTCGAGATAGGCATAATATTAATCCTGAGGAAGAAAATGTACATAGTATTGGATATGATGGGCTTAATGGGAAGGTACCTCGATCTGAACGAGAAGATCTGGAGGAGGGAGAGATCAGTGCCAAAGTCTCGGATCAGTCGAGAGGAAGTGCAGGTGGTAGAGAACCTTCTGTTGACGTGTCAAGTTCATTCCAAGATCAGAGGAGTTCGTCTCAGCCACTGGAACCCACTGAGGTCCCTAATGATCTCAGAGCTAAAATTCGAGCAATGTTATTGGAAACTTTGTGA
- the LOC141685313 gene encoding uncharacterized protein LOC141685313 isoform X3 yields the protein MPGHHLHSYFRFLVDHSEVLHSDAGEKPQIDKISNTEPGVGGGALSLLGSLYGFGEDEDGAVEHAVTSEEKASDGAITDHISEKTVSPKSFSNYAVLNRSVNSQDKVPAKPKDKIFVLKRNTLTSGLKAGGGSGTRKVGESSGLHSATTDKLRSSSVAPTSMIEPPSEMKKMIAKIVEFILKNGKQFEAVLIEQDSEHGRFPFLLPSSQYYQYYLQVLQEAQKSKVSGRASLNENDGLGLHGSSKKTIVSKGSGSSTLESAECDIPFDSERKEKFKMFIGKSKNDGLDPPEKASQQQSEVGVDAAAAAVILQAATRGIRKPNLDFLSRSSLNRKDDSSEHVSSLGSLPLSQPQSVSEKSGQNGSRCSVPVVKENAKTSAIGAAGESGSLEAQLTREQKLKAERLRRAKMFVAMIKSGSATQIKPESSRGTSLEPSHAGADTENNHPVAAKERAGSPLEIDATESIESSANKFSTDEYNERKARRKYRSNSGKHEAAKVDTGDEEDEVVHKHSRKKHRKEEKGVDDRDIKHPRKRHTSHASEDYVSEQEDHLEKYYRYSRKHRRSRRSSHDRDEKDEIEHEDERDHKYSRKHHRSSSDEYEDERKHDKSRRSSHDGDEKDEVEHDDERDHRYSRKHNRSYKSSNDEEEEEHEDRRSRKKHRSHQSSHRSRHHSSRDSHGHKHRKRHHTPSKDKESRRRDRHNINPEEENVHSIGYDGLNGKVPRSEREDLEEGEISAKVSDQSRGSAGGREPSVDVSSSFQDQRSSSQPLEPTEVPNDLRAKIRAMLLETL from the exons ATGCCCGGCCATCATCTTCATTCTTACTTCAGGTTTCTTGTTGATCATTCAGAAGTTCTCCATTCTGATGCTGGAGAAAAGCCTCAAATTGATAAGATATCTAATACTGAACCTGGGGTTGGAGGTGGAGCGTTGTCGCTGCTTGGTTCATTGTATGGGTTTGGGGAGGATGAAGATGGTGCAGTTGAGCATGCCGTAACATCTGAAGAAAAAGCCTCTGACGGAGCTATCACTGACCATATTTCTGAGAAAACAGTATCGCCCAAGAGTTTTTCTAATTATGCAGTTTTAAATCGTTCAGTAAATTCTCAAGATAAGGTTCCAGCTAAGCCTAAAGATAAAATCTTTGTGCTTAAAAGGAATACTCTTACAAGTGGATTGAAGGCTGGAGGTGGTAGTGGCACAAGAAAAGTAGGGGAGTCCTCTGGTTTACACTCTGCCACTACGGACAAGTTGCGGTCTTCTTCTGTGGCACCTACGTCGATGATTGAGCCTCCATCTGAAATGAAGAAAATGATTGCTAAGATTGTGGAGTTTATCTTGAAGAACGGGAAGCAATTTGAGGCAGTACTCATTGAACAGGATAGTGAACATGGTAGATTTCCATTTCTTTTGCCATCGAGCCAGTACTATCAATACTATCTACAAGTACTCCAAGAAGCTCAGAAG TCAAAAGTTTCTGGGAGGGCCTCATTGAATGAAAATGATGGTTTGGGATTGCATGGGTCAAGTAAGAAGACTATAGTCTCCAAGGGAAGTGGCTCTTCTACCTTGGAATCTGCTGAATGTGACATTCCATTTGATTCTGAAAGGAAAGAGAAATTCAAGATGTTTATTGGCAAGTCAAAGAATGATGGTCTAGACCCACCAGAGAAGGCCAGTCAGCAACAATCAGAAGTCGGTGTAGATGCTGCTGCTGCAGCAGTTATTCTTCAGGCTGCAACAAGAGGCATTAGGAAACCTAATTTGGATTTCCTTTCAAGGTCTTCCTTGAACAGGAAAGATGACAGTAGCGAGCATGTTTCTAGTTTGGGCAGTCTCCCTTTATCTCAACCTCAGAGTGTTAGTGAGAAATCTGGGCAAAATGGATCCAGGTGTTCTGTCCCTGTTGTCAAAGAGAATGCAAAGACCTCAGCTATTGGAGCAGCTGGTGAGTCTGGTTCTCTTGAGGCACAGTTGACCAGAGAGCAGAAGCTGAAGGCTGAGAGATTGAGGCGCGCAAAAATGTTTGTTGCCATGATAAAAAGTGGCTCTGCCACCCAGATTAAACCGGAATCATCTCGTGGTACTTCATTAGAGCCCAGCCATGCTGGTGCTGATACTGAGAATAACCATCCAGTTGCAGCCAAAGAACGGGCAGGTAGCCCGTTAGAGATTGATGCTACAGAGAGTATTGAATCATCTGCAAACAAATTTTCCACTGATGAATATAATGAACGAAAAGCAAGGAGGAAGTACCGGTCAAACTCTGGTAAACATGAAGCTGCTAAAGTTGACACTGGTGACGAGGAAGATGAAGTGGTGCATAAGCACTCTAGAAAGAAGCACCGAAAAGAGGAAAAAGGTGTGGATGATAGAGATATCAAACACCCAAGAAAGCGACACACCAGTCATGCTTCAGAAGATTATGTTTCTGAGCAAGAAGACCATCTTGAAAAGTATTACAGATATTCCAGGAAGCATCGCAGGTCTCGTAGGTCTTCACACGACAGAGATGAAAAAGACGAGATAGAACATGAAGATGAAAGGGATCACAAATATTCCAGGAAGCATCACAGGTCCTCAAGTGACGAATATGAAGATGAAAGGAAGCATGACAAGTCCCGTAGGTCTTCACACGACGGAGATGAAAAAGACGAGGTAGAACATGATGATGAAAGGGATCACAGATATTCCAGGAAGCATAACAGGTCTTACAAGTCCTCAAATGACGAAGAAGAAGAGGAACATGAAGACAGGCGCTCCAGGAAGAAACATCGATCCCATCAGTCTTCACATCGTAGTAGACATCACAGTAGTAGAGATTCTCACGGGCACAAACATAGGAAGAGGCATCATACTCCTTCGAAGGACAAAGAAAGTCGGCGTCGAGATAGGCATAATATTAATCCTGAGGAAGAAAATGTACATAGTATTGGATATGATGGGCTTAATGGGAAGGTACCTCGATCTGAACGAGAAGATCTGGAGGAGGGAGAGATCAGTGCCAAAGTCTCGGATCAGTCGAGAGGAAGTGCAGGTGGTAGAGAACCTTCTGTTGACGTGTCAAGTTCATTCCAAGATCAGAGGAGTTCGTCTCAGCCACTGGAACCCACTGAGGTCCCTAATGATCTCAGAGCTAAAATTCGAGCAATGTTATTGGAAACTTTGTGA
- the LOC141685471 gene encoding mitogen-activated protein kinase kinase kinase 18-like translates to MEWNRGPIIGRGSSAAVYVATISSGDLIAVKSTELCSSSFLQREQNFLSQMNSPHIVKYLGYDVNFENNKPMYNIFLEYLSGGTLSDVIKKQGGSLDESMIQVYTNQILHGLDYLHSNNFVHCDIKGQNILLGKDGVKIADLGCATLLKNGVAATSVFSGTPVFMAPEVARGEEQGFAADIWSLGCTIIEMATGSNPWPALDHPLSAIHKIAFSGELPEFPNHLSENARDFLSKCLKRNPKERWTAKQLLSHEFLVELAFDFDKVENSNKKSPTSVLDLGFWDSVQVSEPSFHSSEFIYSSDYSAQERIKGLIASEVLPEWTNDEDWVTVRTNPAENSAHVSQQNCGNGIDWIHMELFDLASLNEEESESCVDIQDMSLLVSSVVEVITNIDTCVRTDSKLSLVIDVNVSQISNLERQINENIFLLIMNLAVSMHFLLNIFIFIFYWWFSKLDGSILLIDIRGLHLVHKYIFFVLNDRKYRNVIRKLVSDFKEFVFEP, encoded by the coding sequence ATGGAATGGAATAGGGGTCCGATCATCGGCAGAGGCTCCTCTGCTGCAGTCTACGTCGCCACGATATCTTCGGGGGATCTCATTGCAGTGAAATCGACCGAGCTATGTAGCTCTAGCTTCTTGCAAAGGGAGCAGAATTTTCTTTCACAAATGAACTCTCCACATATAGTCAAGTACTTGGGTTATGATGTTAACTTTGAAAATAACAAGCCCATGTACAATATTTTCTTGGAGTATTTATCTGGTGGTACACTTTCTGATGTGATCAAGAAGCAAGGAGGTTCACTTGATGAGTCTATGATCCAAGTTTACACGAACCAAATTTTACACGGTTTGGATTATCTTCACTCTAATAATTTTGTGCATTGCGATATCAAAGGCCAGAATATTTTGTTAGGAAAAGATGGTGTTAAGATTGCTGATTTGGGATGTGCTACTTTATTAAAAAATGGAGTTGCTGCCACATCAGTATTTTCTGGCACGCCTGTGTTTATGGCTCCTGAAGTTGCACGTGGCGAAGAGCAGGGGTTTGCGGCTGATATATGGTCTCTTGGATGCACGATTATTGAGATGGCAACAGGGTCAAACCCTTGGCCAGCGTTGGATCATCCGTTATCAGCAATTCATAAAATTGCTTTTTCTGGTGAATTACCAGAATTTCCAAACCATTTATCGGAGAATGCCAGAGATTTTTTGAGCAAGTGTTTGAAGAGGAATCCTAAAGAACGTTGGACAGCCAAGCAACTTCTTAGTCATGAGTTTCTTGTTGAGTTGGCTTTTGATTTTGACAAAGTGGAGAATTCCAATAAGAAATCGCCAACTAGTGTATTGGATTTAGGCTTCTGGGATTCTGTACAAGTCTCGGAGCCTTCTTTTCATTCATCCGAATTCATTTACTCATCAGATTATTCAGCACAAGAGAGAATCAAAGGATTGATTGCATCTGAAGTCTTGCCAGAATGGACAAATGACGAAGATTGGGTAACCGTTAGAACTAATCCAGCGGAAAACAGTGCACACGTTTCTCAACAAAATTGTGGTAATGGTATTGATTGGATTCACATGGAATTGTTTGATCTTGCATCTTTGAATGAAGAAGAGTCTGAAAGTTGTGTAGATATTCAGGATATGTCGCTACTAGTTTCATCTGTTGTTGAAGTGATCACTAACATTGACACTTGTGTGAGGACAGATTCGAAGTTGTCACTTGTAATAGATGTTAATGTATCACAAATTTCAAATCTTGAAAGACAAATTAATGAAAACATTTTCTTGTTGATTATGAACCTTGCTGTCAGCATGCATTTTTTGCTAAATATTTTTATCTTCATTTTTTACTGGTGGTTTTCTAAGTTAGATGGCTCCATTTTACTAATAGATATTAGAGGTCTTCATCTTGTCCATAAATACATTTTTTTTGTTCTTAATGATCGGAAGTACAGAAATGTAATACGTAAACTCGTCTCAGACTTCAAAGAATTTGTGTTCGAGCCTTAA